One genomic window of Triplophysa rosa linkage group LG11, Trosa_1v2, whole genome shotgun sequence includes the following:
- the clpp gene encoding ATP-dependent Clp protease proteolytic subunit, mitochondrial, protein MLLQRVLQCGSTTFKGIRSIHQTALWRSPLIPIVVEQTGRGERAYDIYSRLLRERIICVMGPIDDSVASLVIAQLLFLQSESNNKPIHMYINSPGGVVTAGLAIYDTMQYILNPISTWCVGQAASMGSLLLASGTAGMRHSLPNARIMVHQPSGGARGQATDIAIQAEEILKLKRQINIIYSKHTGQPLETIDSVMERDRYMSPMEAQDFGIIDKVLVHPPQAGQDEPELVQKEPASPASTSASPQPQASEPGQSGSNPTSSYKPEP, encoded by the exons ATGTTATTGCAA aGGGTCTTACAATGTGGTTCTACTACATTCAAAGGGATTCGTTCCATTCATCAGACTGCGCTATGGAGAAGTCCTCTTATACCCATCGTCGTGGAGCAGACG GGACGAGGAGAGCGTGCATATGACATCTACTCAAGACTACTCAGAGAGAGAATCATTTGTGTCATGGGTCCA ATTGATGACTCTGTGGCCTCTCTGGTTATTGCTCAGCTTCTTTTTCTCCAGTCGGAGAGCAATAACAAACCTATTCACATGTACATCAACAGCCCTG GTGGTGTAGTTACAGCTGGACTTGCGATCTACGACACCATGCAGTACATCTTGAATCCCATCTCTACCTGGTGCGTGGGTCAGGCTGCCAGTATGGGCAGTCTGCTGCTGGCGTCAGGAACCGCGGGCATGAGGCATTCCCTGCCCAATGCGAGAATCATGGTGCACCAGCCTTCTGGAGGTGCAAGG GGGCAAGCAACAGATATTGCAATCCAGGCAGAGGAGATTCTCAAGCTGAAAAGACAGAtcaacattatttattcaaaacaCACAGGCCAGCCTTTGGAGACTATAG ACAGTGTGATGGAGAGAGACAGGTACATGAGTCCAATGGAAGCTCAGGATTTCGGGATCATCGACAAGGTCCTTGTTCATCCTCCACAGGCTGGCCAGGATGAGCCAGAACTTGTTCAAAAAGAACCCGCCAGTCCTGCGAGCACCTCCGCCTCCCCTCAGCCACAAGCCTCAGAGCCAGGCCAATCTGGCAGCAACCCCACCTCCTCCTACAAACCTGAACCCTGA
- the aldh3b1 gene encoding aldehyde dehydrogenase family 3 member B1, with product MESHKQVVERLRGAFRSGVTLPIHFRLTQLEAMLSMLEDNEAQILEALHEDLAKPKFEAVLSEIHMVVNDLCYTISNLHTWMQPIYVGTNLATMLDDCFIRREPLGVVLIIGAWNYPLQLIVLPLIGAIAAGKCAILKPSEISQSTEKLLAELIPKYLSKDCYAVVCGGPEETKSLLENRYDHIFYTGSQSVARCILQAAAVHLTPVTLELGGKCPCLLYGHLDMKAAAKRLVWAKFFNVGQSCVAPDYVLCTAETRDLLLPFIKEALESFYGSEPQQSQDLGRIVTDRHWNRLVELLKRSEGKVVIGGQSVKEEKYIAPTVVVDVQESDALMQEEIFGPILPILTIKSLDEGINFINEREKPLALYVFSDESPIVTTVLERTSSGGFCSNDGIVHMSLPGLPFGGVGASGMGSYHGRWGFETFSHKRSCMLRGWVLERVNVLRNPPYKESNLSWLRWATTAKKKGWAGCSVM from the exons ATGGAGAGCCACAAACAGGTGGTGGAGAGGCTGCGGGGCGCTTTCCGCTCTGGAGTGACTCTTCCGATCCATTTTCGTCTAACTCAGCTAGAGGCCATGCTGTCAATGCTTGAAGACAATGAAGCGCAGATTTTAGAAGCACTACATGAAGACCTTGCTAAG CCCAAGTTTGAGGCGGTGCTGTCGGAGATTCATATGGTGGTGAATGACCTGTGCTACACAATCAGTAACTTGCACACCTGGATGCAGCCCATTTACGTGGGCACAAACCTG GCGACAATGCTAGATGACTGTTTCATACGCAGGGAACCGTTAGGTGTCGTGTTGATTATTGGAGCGTGGAACTATCCTCTACAGCTCATTGTATTACCTTTGATAGGTGCCATTGCTGCAG GTAAATGTGCGATACTCAAACCGTCCGAAATAAGTCAGTCGACTGAAAAACTTCTTGCTGAACTCATTCCCAAATATCTGTCGAAG gACTGTTATGCTGTCGTTTGTGGTGGACCAGAAGAGACCAAGTCATTGCTGGAGAACCGATATGATCATATATTCTACACAG GCTCTCAATCCGTGGCTCGTTGCATCCTCCAAGCTGCTGCCGTGCACCTGACCCCGGTAACGCTGGAGCTTGGTGGCAAGTGTCCTTGCTTGTTATATGGCCATCTAGACATGAAAGCTGCCGCTAAGAGGCTGGTGTGGGCCAAGTTTTTCAATGTAGGGCAGAGCTGTGTGGCTCCAGACTATGTTTTATGCACTGCTGAGACAAGGGATCTATTGCTACCGTTTATCAAAGAGGCTCTGGAGAGCTTTTATGGATCTGAGCCCCAGCAAAGCCAGGATTTGGGTCGGATTGTGACAGACAGGCACTGGAACCGATTGGTTGAGCTGCTGAAGAGGTCTGAGGGGAAGGTGGTGATCGGAGGACAGAGTGTCAAAGAAGAGAAGTACATTG cCCCCACAGTGGTCGTTGATGTGCAGGAGTCTGATGCTCTAATGCAAGAGGAAATTTTTGGCCCCATCCTCCCTATTCTGACTATAAAGTCTCTCGATGAGGGAATCAATTTCATCAATGAAAGAGAAAAGCCACTTGCACTTTATGTGTTTTCAGATGAGTCTCCG ATTGTGACCACAGTTCTTGAGAGAACCAGCAGTGGAGGATTCTGTTCCAATGATGGGATAGTTCACATGTCTCTTCCTGGTTTACCGTTTGGAGGAGTGG GTGCCAGCGGGATGGGCAGCTATCACGGCCGCTGGGGTTTTGAGACGTTCAGTCACAAGCGCAGCTGCATGCTGAGGGGCTGGGTACTGGAACGCGTCAACGTGTTGCGCAACCCCCCCTACAAAGAGAGCAATCTCAGCTGGCTGCGCTGGGCCACCACTGCCAAGAAAAAGGGATGGGCGGGGTGCTCTGTTATGTGA